The Humulus lupulus chromosome 3, drHumLupu1.1, whole genome shotgun sequence genome window below encodes:
- the LOC133821421 gene encoding uncharacterized protein LOC133821421 codes for MRRRLFELPKTYPVNATIVDSIFGQTMLAIYDDWQKIPNTYKWDDELMKGDKKKFKKSWDECDEVYFHMSINNHWILCEASFKEWMISIYDLDHSNINQNVLAHNMNQRRKMLPSLLKCSGMLDKNPHLKLQRLKHTVAEFDWRRISTNVVPQSKSCGDCSVFAIKNLEFLLGDIPLSYAVDDHI; via the exons ATGCGGAGACGCTTGTTCGAGTTGCCGAAGACGTATCCTGTCAATGCCACCATTGTGGATTCTATATTTGGCCAAACCATGCTTGCCATATATGATGATTGGCAGAAGATTCCTAATACATACAAGTGGGATGATGAGCTGATGAAGGGAGACAAAAAGAAATTCAAGAAGTCATGGGATGAGTGTGATGAGGTATACTTCCATATGTCTATCAACAACCATTGGATTTTATGTGAAGCTAGTTTCAAAGAGTGGATGATATCCATCTATGACTTGGACCACTCAAACATCAATCAAAATGTGTTGGCACATAACATGAATCAGCGGCGGAAGATGCTTCCATCTCTATTGAAGTGTTCTGGTATGTTGGACAAAAATCCCCACTTGAAACTACAGCGACTGAAGCATACCGTTGCAGAATTTGACTGGAGGCGTATCTCCACTAACGTAGTACCACAATCTAAATCATG TGGAGATTGCAGTGTCTTTGCAATCAAGAACCTAGAGTTTTTGTTGGGAGACATACCATTATCGTATGCAGTGGACGATCACATCTAG
- the LOC133825179 gene encoding uncharacterized protein LOC133825179 has product MDRRRRPLTFEVRDKVVLKVAPLKGAMRFGRKGKLSPWYIGPFEILGRIGEVAYSLALPPRLSPVHDVFHVSMLRKYINDPNHVLSYEELRVDPKLCYEEKLVALLDPKDKALRNKSIPLVKVQWCNHGVEEATWEPEDKII; this is encoded by the coding sequence ATGGACAGGCGGAGAAGACCGTTGACTTTTGAAGTAAGAGATAAGGTGGTGTTGAAAGTAGCGCCGCTCAAAGGGGCTATGCGTTTCGGTAGAAAGGGAAAGCTCAGCCCGTGGtatattggacctttcgagatacTAGGAAGAATCGGGGAAGTGGCATACAGTTTAGCATTGCCACCTCGCTTATCTCCGGtacatgacgtgtttcatgtatccatgctgaGGAAATATATCAATGACCCCAATCATGTACTCAGCTATGAGGAATTAAGAGTGGATCCAAAGCTCTGCTATGAGGAGAAGCTAGTGGCACTCTTGGATCCAAAGGATAAAGCGTTGAGAAACAAGTCCATACCATTGGTAAaagtgcagtggtgtaaccatggggtcgaagaggcaacttgggaaccTGAAGATAAGATTATATAG